The genomic window AGAAATTTCTCGATCTCTGTTACGCTATCTTCCATAAGCTTTTGGTTGCGGTTTGGCTGAGTAAATGAGTCAAAATTTGCTTTTATCTTTAGATACTGAGCAAACTCTGTTTTTGGGCCGTTGTCACCATATCTTTTGATGTACTCGTCAAGATAGTGATTTGCCATTAGATACTCTTCATCATTTGCGTGAGCTTGGGCAAGGATAAGTAAAATTTGCTCCAAAAGTGGGCTTGCTACGTGTTCACTTGCCATTGAAACATAGTGTTTATCGGCCGCTTCAAGATCACCGTCTTTTATATCAGCGATAACCTGAGCATACCACTCATCGGGGGTTAGATTGTAAAGCTCGGTATATTTTTCAGCACAACCACTAAAAAGCCCCAAAAGAGCTATAACTGCTAGAAATTTAGAAAATCTTTTCATGCTTTTCCTTAAAAAGTTTAAATCCTCGTATTCTACATTTTTTGCTATTATTTTTGTATAAATTTTTTAAAACTATGATAAAATACGGCAACTTTACAAAATAGGAGTTAGTATGATTTTTAGTGTTAAAAGCCCTATTTTAGGCTTTGAGCATATCAAGACGATGGAGTTAATTGAACTTGATAAATTTTTTGTTAAGCTAGCAAGCAAAGATGATGAGACATCTTTTACAATGATAAATCCTTTTGCATTAAGAAGCTACGAATTCGATATCCCAAGCTATTATGAAGATCTTATGGAGATTAAAGAAAGCTCTCAACTTAGAATTTATAACATTATCGTTGTTGCACTCCCGCTTGAAAAATCAACTGTAAATTTTATAGCTCCTATCGTTTGCAATATGGATAATATGACCTTATCTCAAGTCGTTTTAGACATTGCCAAATATCCTCAGTACGGGCAAGCTGAAATGATAGAAAATTTTATACAAAAATAGTAGCTAAAAGCTTTTAGAAAATCTAAGGAGAGATTTTTTATTGTTATTTAGAGGATTTGTTGTGAAGATAGCATACTTACTCTGTTTTATTGTCACATTTGGTTTTTGTGCACCCAGAGCTTGTACAACAGCAGAAGCAGCATCTATTGGTTGTAGTGGAGCAAATTATTCTTGCTTTATAGACGCTGAAGAGTACCAAGACAACTCTTCTAAAAATATCCCACATTGCATAAGAAAATCTGATAGAACTTGGACGATAGATACCAATAGCTTTTCTTCAGGCTTAGCACAAGACCACTATCATATTTATGTTGAGCAATTTTCTCCATGGAATCAACGATCATTAATAGGTATGTGGGATGATCACTCTAAAGGCTTAAGACAAAGATCAATAAATGGAAATCTAAATACCAGAGTAAATGGAGATATAGCTACCATTGGTGCTACTATTATGATTCCACAATACGCTGGATATAATTTTGTTCCAGATCCATCTAACGTAACAAGAACATCATCTACAGCCGATAGAATATTTTTAGATACTGGTAGTTTTACGTCTAGTAATTACACACTTTGTCAAACAACATATATTTATAATCCTAGCAAGCATCCTTATTGTAAAAATTCATCCTCTTCCACATTTGATTTTAGTGAGAAAAATACCTTTATACAAAATAATTTAAAAGGTAAAAACGTAGTCTATGCCAGGCTTTATTGGGGTGGCTCTCTTTATCAAAACTGGGCAATAAAAAATCTTGGGTCAAATTTATATGTAAGTGCCTTAAATTACATAAAAGGATATAGCAGGATTGATTTTAAAGCTCCTGGAAAAAATGTAATCACAATAGATGCTGATCCAAAAGATGTTTTTTGGTTTGGCTCATTTAGTGAGTATAAACCAAAATCAATGACTCTTGAATCATATAATCAAAACGAGTCCAATAGCTACTATGTAAAAGCTGGAATAAACTACCAATATGTAGCAAGCGCTGATGTAACAGATATAGTTAGAGATTCTCTTGGCACTAGTGAGTCAGATAGGACATTTTATGCTGGCAATATCAGATCAACTACGATTCCCTTTAGTGATGAATTTATAGACCCAAATGATGGCATATATAAGGTAAACAACTCTACTAATAGAAAACTAAAAAAAACATACGGCACACTACTGTTTTCGCCAGTCCAAGGACAAAATGGCTACTGGATACAATCCATTGCACCA from Campylobacter concisus includes these protein-coding regions:
- the fliW gene encoding flagellar assembly protein FliW, which translates into the protein MIFSVKSPILGFEHIKTMELIELDKFFVKLASKDDETSFTMINPFALRSYEFDIPSYYEDLMEIKESSQLRIYNIIVVALPLEKSTVNFIAPIVCNMDNMTLSQVVLDIAKYPQYGQAEMIENFIQK
- a CDS encoding outer membrane protein assembly factor BamD, whose product is MKRFSKFLAVIALLGLFSGCAEKYTELYNLTPDEWYAQVIADIKDGDLEAADKHYVSMASEHVASPLLEQILLILAQAHANDEEYLMANHYLDEYIKRYGDNGPKTEFAQYLKIKANFDSFTQPNRNQKLMEDSVTEIEKFLYMYPNTEYKPLIETMLIKFKLALYFLDMQIADLYNRTGRDVSAKIYEQKLEESPFRNSDLIKPDVAWYRKLFE